In Notamacropus eugenii isolate mMacEug1 chromosome 1, mMacEug1.pri_v2, whole genome shotgun sequence, one genomic interval encodes:
- the LOC140517980 gene encoding cysteine-rich protein 2 isoform X2 → MASKCPKCDKTVYFAEKVSSLGKDWHKFCLKCERCSKTLTPGGHAEHDGKPFCHKPCYATLFGPKGVNIGGAGSYIYEKPQAEEAPITGPIEHSVRAEDRKVSGPSRGPSKASSVTTFTGEPNMCPRCNKRVYFAEKVTSLGKDWHRPCLRCERCGKTLTPGGHAEHDGQPYCHKPCYGILFGPKGVNTGAVGSYIYDKDPEVKDQP, encoded by the exons ATGGCCTCCAAGTGCCCCAAGTGCGACAAAACCGTGTACTTCG CTGAAAAAGTGAGCTCCCTGGGCAAGGACTGGCATAAATTTTGTCTCAAGTGTGAGCGTTGCAGCAAGACACTGACACCTGGAGGGCATGCAGAG CACGATGGGAAGCCGTTTTGCCACAAGCCCTGCTACGCCACGTTGTTTGGGCCTAAAG GTGTAAACATTGGGGGTGCAGGCTCTTACATCTATGAGAAACCACAGGCAGAGGAGGCTCCTATCACTGGCCCTATTGAGCACTCAGTTCGAGCAGAGGATCGGAAAGTTAGTGGTCCCTCGAGAGGGCCCAGCAAAG CTTCCAGTGTCACGACCTTCACCGGAGAGCCCAACATGTGCCCTCGATGTAATAAGAGGGTCTATTTTG CGGAGAAGGTGACATCCCTGGGAAAGGATTGGCACCGGCCTTGCCTTCGCTGTGAGCGTTGTGGAAAGACACTGACACCTGGTGGACATGCAGAG CATGATGGACAACCATATTGCCATAAACCTTGCTATGGAATTCTCTTTGGACCAAAAG GAGTGAATACTGGGGCAGTGGGGAGCTACATCTATGACAAAGACCCTGAAGTTAAGGATCAGCCCTAG
- the LOC140517980 gene encoding cysteine-rich protein 2 isoform X1 — protein sequence MGKETEPRDDATGQWLGALWRAEKVSSLGKDWHKFCLKCERCSKTLTPGGHAEHDGKPFCHKPCYATLFGPKGVNIGGAGSYIYEKPQAEEAPITGPIEHSVRAEDRKVSGPSRGPSKASSVTTFTGEPNMCPRCNKRVYFAEKVTSLGKDWHRPCLRCERCGKTLTPGGHAEHDGQPYCHKPCYGILFGPKGVNTGAVGSYIYDKDPEVKDQP from the exons ATGGGGAAAGAAACTGAGCCAAGAGATGACGCTACAGGACAGTGGCTTGGAGCTCTCTGGAGGG CTGAAAAAGTGAGCTCCCTGGGCAAGGACTGGCATAAATTTTGTCTCAAGTGTGAGCGTTGCAGCAAGACACTGACACCTGGAGGGCATGCAGAG CACGATGGGAAGCCGTTTTGCCACAAGCCCTGCTACGCCACGTTGTTTGGGCCTAAAG GTGTAAACATTGGGGGTGCAGGCTCTTACATCTATGAGAAACCACAGGCAGAGGAGGCTCCTATCACTGGCCCTATTGAGCACTCAGTTCGAGCAGAGGATCGGAAAGTTAGTGGTCCCTCGAGAGGGCCCAGCAAAG CTTCCAGTGTCACGACCTTCACCGGAGAGCCCAACATGTGCCCTCGATGTAATAAGAGGGTCTATTTTG CGGAGAAGGTGACATCCCTGGGAAAGGATTGGCACCGGCCTTGCCTTCGCTGTGAGCGTTGTGGAAAGACACTGACACCTGGTGGACATGCAGAG CATGATGGACAACCATATTGCCATAAACCTTGCTATGGAATTCTCTTTGGACCAAAAG GAGTGAATACTGGGGCAGTGGGGAGCTACATCTATGACAAAGACCCTGAAGTTAAGGATCAGCCCTAG